The segment TTGACCTGGGGTAGGGAAGCCTTCAGAGACCGTGGGACACTGTGCAGCCTGACCCCTGCTGGAGTTGCCTAGTCTTTCAGAGGAAAGAATTGGGCCATAACTTTTGGGGGGCAGGATTATTGGGTCCCCAATTTAACCTCCCTTTTCTTGGACCACTATATCCCCACCTGCCCACTGAGAATACAGTGGTTTCTCCAGGTCTGGGGCGGCCTTTTCCTTCCTTAGAGCGACCCTGACGGACAAGTGGGGGCCTCTTGCTGCGGCTGCAGTGGATGCAAGGAGCTGCAGAGCCAAGGTGCACTGTGTGATGATGGGAAGGCGTTCCGTCCTGCAGGCTGGAGGTGGCATCCACACTGGGCCAAGAAGGGAAGGGAGCAGAAAGGATATTTCCAGTTCCCTTCCTGCTCTTTCCTCCTGTTCTTTCAACATGTTCTTTAAACCTCCCCAAACCCCACCTTCCCCAGGTTCCAACATCCCTCTGTCTTTAATAAATTCCCTGTTAAACCATGAGTGGTCAAGTGTTCCTCCTTTCCACCCTGTTTACTGAAGACAGTAATGCTTAACCAAAGGAAGTGACACCAGAGGGGAATGTTAGTTAGACTAGATGGTGTCTAGATGGTAGACACTGAAGGATAAACGATTCCTACAAAACTTCTTTCATAGGTCAGTTAGCCTTGTCCAGCTTACCCCACTACCACTCCCGAACTTCCATGGTACTTGGGAAGCCTGTGTTAGAGGGGATGGTAAGCTAAGTCATGCTGGCCCTTGTCTCCAGCTCACCTGGAGAGCTGCACCGTCCCTTCTCCTTCACTGTCCCCTAGCATCTCCTTCAAGGCCTCAGCATTGGCtgatggagagggagaagagggagtcAGTGGAGGTAGAGGTCAGGGCAAGAGGAAGGAGTAAGCTGTTGGCCTATACCCACCTTCATTTTGGATGATGCAGCGAACAATCCGCTCTACCGTGTCCTCATTCACGTCATCGTCTTCAGCTGAAGGATGAAAGAGGTTGGCAGGGAAGCGGGAAATGAGTCAGCTTTGGGGGAGCATGACCTGATGGCCCCGTGGGTGATAGCTCAAGACATACCCCTTTACCTATGTGCCTTCATGCATCGGGCCAGAAAAGTTAGGAGAAGAAATGGGCTCCCAGGGCTATCATGAGTGGACCCCCTTCTCTAGCCTTGATTTCAGGGTGGTGCCACTTTACATGCAGACTCAAAAAATGCATCATAAGCTGTCTTTTGGACTTCATCAGGATTTGGGCTGGGTCTGTTGGCCAGGGAGGCAGAAAAAGTTGGGGGAGAAGGGTAAGGAAGACTTAATCGGGGCTCCAGGCGCCTCACTCACGGGGCTGGAGCTGGGCATCATCAGGCTCTGAGCCCCTAGACGTGCGGCAGCGGTAGCCTTTCTTCTTGAGCACATGGCAGATCATGAAGCCCACAAGGCCCATGAGGAAGAAGACCAGCACAAGCAGGAAGAGCATGTACAGCCCATGTTGGGGCGGCTCCAGGCCAGGCTGTGGTTCCGACATGAGGCCCTGGGGGGCGAGCGCGGGCCAGGGCGCCTCCTGGGTTTAGTGGACTGCAGCTGGGGACCCGGCAGAGTAGGAAGGCATCTTAGGATCCGCAATAGGAGGCCCCCCCGACCCCCTACCCAACCATGGAGCTGTCCGGACTCAGGGTGCTGGTCGGCCAAGATCTCCAAATGCTGGAGGCCAAATGGCAGCTACGCAGGCCCTCTGCCACGACCCAGTCTCACTTCTCTGATATTCAGACCGCTATCTTTTACAGCTCATACCGCGCCCCCGTCCCTCCCAAGGACACTGCAGCACGAGATGGGGCGAAATTCTTAGGCAGCGAGCCCAGACATCTCGCTTGAGACAGTGTCTACACCTCCTCTACATAAGCCTGAGCCAAGCATCCGTgcagccctctcccctccttgcATTCCCCGGTCCCTTCTTTTTCGGCTCCTCCCGCCCGACCACCTGGCCCACCCGGTACCGGTGGTTTGGTTCTGTCTCCGGCTCCAGCTCCGGCTCGGGTCCCGGCTCCAGGGGCGTCCTCGTCCGGCTCAGGGCCCCCGACGCCCTCCCGGAGCTCATCCCTtgctttctccccctcccccctttgccGCCTCACCGGCTCCGGGCTGGTGGCTGCGGATACCGGTTCCGCGGCAGacggggggagggaaggatgTGGGCCAGTCGGGAACCGCGACAGGCTCTGGACCACTCCGGCCAGGGAAATAGAGGGGATCTGGGGGCGCCTCCGAAACCGTCCTGGGTTCCCAAATGCCTACTCGCGTTGCGGGCCCGGGACCAAGGGGCGGAGCGCAGGTGTGCGGGGCGGAGTGCGTGAGCCTTACGCGTGTGTGAACGCAAGTGAGATGTGCGCGTGACTGCGccgcccttcctcctcccccccccccacccccgtgcatGTGCAGCGCGAGTCTCGGTTCTCGTCGAGGGTCGGGAGGTCAGGAGAGGCTTTGGCCACTAGTCTTAACCCTCATGTCTGGCACAGGTCCTGACCTCAGATTACCCAGACCGGTGGGAAAGTCAGCAATCTTCCTAACTCACTGGGGGAAATTTGGCTTTCTGCACCTGAGAAGGGCAGGAGGGCCAGATCTTCCGAGGTTCCGACAGAGGAGCTACGACCCCAAGACCCGTTTGAGGCCAGCAGCTGGACGGAATGGCTCGCTTTCCCGAGGATATGACTCTCGCCCCGAGAGAAGCGGCTCTTGTATTCTATGAATGATGCCACGGGTCCCCGTTCAGGTTCTGAGTTTCAAACCTCGGAATCCAGACCAGGACAGCAAAATGAGGGGCGGAACTCCTAAGGGGGCGTGGCCTAAGCGTAGCCTTGGGAGGCGGGGCCGAGGTCTCCCGTTCTGCAGAGGTAGGCTGCGTGCTTGCGCAGCACGCACGGCGGGGGTGGGGCTGGCGTCCGGCAGcggcggcgggcgggcgggcgggcggctgAGGCTCGGGGCCTGGTCCCCCAGCACCATGGCCAAGACCGTGGCCTATTTCTACGACCCCGATGTGGGCAACTTTCACTACGGTAGGGCTCAGGGTTGTGCGGGAGGAGAGGTTCTGCGGCAAGAGCTGCAACTCTAGGGGTAGGGACTGACCGACTCCTTTCTGCCCACCCCCAGGAGCTGGACACCCGATGAAACCCCATCGCCTGGCATTGACTCATAGCCTAGTCCTGCATTATGGTCTCTATAAGAAGATGATCGTGAGTCTTGGCGCTTCTCTAGGGGTTTGGGCCTGGGAGCGAGCTGTGGCCTTGGACTAGGTGGGCTGGACTGACCAGGTGCAACCTACCTCTAGAGGAGAGGGGAGTAGGATACTGGAGTAGGTACTGGAAACATTCCCtatgtgctgggcagtggtggtggtggtggtagtgacaATCCCCGACTTAATGGGGGATACATTTTTGACCTTAGGTGGGACTCCCTTTTAACTTGAGGGCAGACCAGCCTTTGGCCTAGCTGGCATTAGGGGACACTTTGAAGACAGGTTCCTTCACctcatcattttattttgtttacttgttgGTGAATTGAATCCCGAGCTCCACACGTATTAGGAGAGTGTTCTGCTACTTCAGTACACCTCTAGCTCCTCTGCATTGTGAAGTGGATAGTGGTGCAGGATTGAGGGGGAGGGTTGGGAGTATATGTTCCTCATAATTCCTGCTCCTTCCCCCTTTGCCCATTTACCTGTTAGGAGCTAGAACAACTCTCGGGGACAACTCAGCACCCTTTGTGGCGTATGTGTGTAGAGAAGAAGTccctgggattttctttttttagcatAGACTGTATCTGTCTTTATGGTTCAGTTCAGATATGCAGCTACTGTTTCTACCTAGCTTAGAATTTCTAGCTGTGAAATGGGAAAATAGCAAGTCTGTGCACCGTGGCAGTGGTCAACATGTAATCGGTGTGTTGCGGCACAGGCAGTGGTTTGGGAGTAGAAAAGACTGAGGTGATCTTAGTGCAAGTCTTTGAATCTCCTGAGATCgtctgtgtgttcttttattcatttcctaggagaagaaaaaaagtgtttttttttttcttgcccagTTTTCAAAGCATTGTTTGAACCTCCACCTCTCCCCCCACCAAGTATAATAAATCCTTAGTTTAGGACATTGGGTTTCAGTTAGGTTGTCCTATATCTACCCCCACAATGAAAAACCCAGAGAAGGGAACAGAATCTGAGTTTAGGAGAGGAGATAAGTGCAGAAGGAACCAGGCCCGGGAGGGCAGGAACTAGGAACAGGGCAAGTTGGCCAGGAGCCAAGGCTGAGAAGGTAGAAGAGACTGGgtgaaggggggagagaggaagggctcTTCAGGGGTCTTGATAGAAGTAGCTTGCCTAGTGGGTAGCTGGTCTTCTCCACTCATCGAGTTGCTGTCGAATAACAAGGAATAGGGGTAGGAAGATGGCTTTGGACAGTGTCCAGGGCTGGGATCACTGTGAGTGGCTTTAGCCCGGTGACTGGCATAGCACTGCCTGATCGTTGCCAGGCCTTTTGTCCAAACTTCcaaactgagttttttttttccccttcctggaATTGTGTGGAGCCAGAAACAAGACCATGTGTCAAAGGAGCAGCAAAAGGGACTTTCGTTCTCATGAGATAACATCTCAGCTCACACACATCAACAGGTTATAGATGTCAAGTGGGTTGCAGggatagttcagtgggtaaagctgcctgcctcagcctgacGATGGCCCAAGTCTGAACTCTGAACCCCAAAGATgagagaactgacagcctgaCTTCACCTACCCCccgccacacacagacacacatacagacacacacagatacacacacacaacaaagaataaataatgtaataaaaatttttaattagaaaagaatTTATAGGTACAGAGTAACAAAactaggggagagagagagactgatgataaagaaaagccatttttcccaggtatccctcaacagaagagtggatgcaaaaaatgtggtatatctacacaatggagtactattcagccattagaaacaatgaattcatgaaattcttaggcaaatggatggagctagagaatatcatactaagtgaggtaacccagactcaaaaggtgaatcatggtatgcactcactaataagtggatattaacctagaaaactggaatacccaaaacataatccacacatcaaatgaggtacaagaagaaaggagtggcccctggttctggaaagactcagtgaaacagtattcagcaaaaccagaacggggaagtgggaaggggtgggtgggaggacaggggaagagaagggggcttgcgggactttcggggagtgggggggctagaaaaggggaaatcatttgaaatgtaaataaattatatcgaataataaagaaaaaaaaagtaaaaaaaaaaaaaaaaaaaaaaaaaaaaaaagaaaagccattttttttctgagactgagGAGAATATTTCTGGGAATTCAGGAACcaactcctttctcttcttttttggtttctaCTTGTTTTCATGGCAGTTGTCACCCTTTGTGGTCCTGGGAATGTCATTCAGCATTTAGGTGGGATTATAATTAAGTAGTAGGGTCTTGTCTAGTTAGCCACCCACTGACACCCTTCTGGGCTGATCCGGTTTTGGCTAGCTCACCTGAGAGGAACTTCTGGCCTTTAGGCATCCTGCTTTCAAGGAGAAGGTTAGGGCAATATAGAAACTGAGCTGGTCCCTAGGCAGTACTAGGGTAACTGCTTCCCTTTTGTCCACCCCCAGGTCTTCAAGCCTTACCAGGCCTCCCAGCATGACATGTGCCGCTTCCATTCTGAGGACTACATCGACTTCCTGCAGAGGGTCAGCCCCACCAATATGCAGGGCTTCACCAAGAGTCTTAATGCCTTCAACGTGGGGGACGACTGGTGAGGGCAGGGTGGGGCTGTCAAGCACTGGGAGGCGGGGCTCTTCACGGAAGAGTCAGTGAATTCATTCTCTCATTCATTTGTTCAGTGAATGCCTGCTAGTCATTTGCTCCATCTTAGCCAGGCTAAGTATGAGGGATTCGATGGTGAGGGAAAGTGACAAAGTTTTAATATTCTCCCTTTGCGAAGCCCTGTGAAGAAGTCCATGACTGAGTGTGTGGACTTGGAAGAGTTATTTAGCCTCGGTAGGACTGGTCTAAGGTGGAATGGTAGAGACTGAGTTGAGATCTAAGAGACgactggagggagaggggagaaatgtGGGTAGGAGGAACAGCGTGTGCTAAAGGGCTGTGGTAGGGTGGAATTTGACTTCTCTGAGGAGTACTGGAAAGGCTGTTCAGAAGATGAATGGGAGAGGGAGCTGAGTGGGGACTAAGGAGATGGGTGCAGCCTTTTTAAAAGCGTAAGgccagcagggcggtggtggcgcacgcctgtaatcccagcactctgggaggcagaggcaggaggatttctgagttcgaggccagcctggtctacagagtgagttccaggacagccagggctacacagagaaaccctgtctcggggaaaaaaacaaaacaaaacaaacaaaacataaaagcatAAGGCCTAAGGTGCATCCCATCCGTAATCCTGGCACTTAGGAGTCAGATGCCAGAAAGTTGctagttcagggccagcctatactatttagtgagaccctgttttttatttgtttgtatttaaagTAAATAGCTATGTATTAAATCCGTGGTTTTGTTCCTATAGTTGATTAAGGTCATTAAAGCCAGGGAATGATTTAACATGACTAGTTtttgattaaatttatttttaaataatattaagaaTTGAATCCAATCCTTTGTGCCTGATACTTGGCTTTCTGCTTATACGCTACATCATCCCTAATCAGACCAGGCTAATACGGAGCTTGTATTTATTGTAGGCAGAAGACTCAGGGTTGGGATGCTGGAGAATGGGCAACAAAGATGAGCCACGAGCCTTGTTAACACTCCAGGGTACATTagtgaaaaataataaatgtactggcccagagaggtggctcagtggctcacaacctcctgtaataggatctgatgccctctttctgcatgcaggcagacatacaAATAgagcacttatatacataaataaattcatttatttaatttaaaaaaataaaaaactaataagCATAATAGCTATGGAAAACTCAatactgtttgttttattttcctatttatctGTGAGACAGGGACCTCACTAtccagccctggctggtctggagctccctgtgtagaccagactggcttcataCTTAACAGAGATGCACCTACCCCTTCAGTTCTATGATTAAAAGCATGTCCCAGTGGAGTGGACATTGAAAAATCAAACATTTCTGAAAGCAGAGTAAAATAGTGAATCTGAGGCCATTGCTTACCCAGCTTCCACATTTAGTGTAAAGGActagtctttttttctttatttctggtaAGACAGAGCCTCACTAGTTAGTAAGTGCTATCCTTGAATTTGGAATCCTCCTGTCCTAGCCTCCTAAGAGCTGTGATTCTGGCACATTCTTCCATACCTGGGTAGTCTTAAGTCATTTATATTCCCTCATGTcacatgattttaaaacaaacCCCAGATGCCACATACTTTATCCATAAATACTATGTATCTAAgtgatacttttaaaaatatcaatatcaGACCTAAGGAATTAACCgtttttctttaatgaaaaatGCAATCAGTATTTAAAAATGcccatttctctctgtttctgtcttagtCTATAtgatgtgtgagtatgtatatgtgtatgtgtgtgagtgtatatatatatatgtgtgtgtgtgtatgtatatgtgtgtgtgtgtgtatgtgtgtatgtgtacatgatgcattttatttaaatcagGATCCAAACAAGGTTTGGATTCATAATGGTCTCCTGAGACttaatctgtgtcttttctctcctttgaaTTTATTTCTCTAAGAAATGAGGTTGTTGGTCCTCTGTGTTGTTGCCTACAATCCTGTTTGTTGAGTCCCTATCCTATTATGCATGATGCTGAGGGTTGCAAATACATTTAGTCAATTCTCGTAGCAACACTGGACTGTGATAGCCTTTTTCCTGGTGTTATACCTAAGTACTTGGAGGTATGGGGAAATTTGGTAGTGTAGTTTGAGTCACCTGACTGATGAGTGGATGTGTAGGACTCAGATCCGGAACctaggtttcttgtttgttttgagataaggtcctGCCTCTtggccccaggctggccttgaatttgtggtcCTGAAAGCAGACTAGAACAGAATCTGCCATAGCCTCTGAGTTTTGGTCTTACTCCACCACATCTGGCTCAGAGCCCAGGTTTGTAAGCGGATTTCCTAATCTGTTTTACTGAGCGAGACTGAAGTAGTCTTGGCTGTAGGATAAAGGTGAGCTCTTTAAGCTGCCCCAGAACCTTTCCTCCTGATACCCATACCTCACTCCACAGAGTCCTCTTTAAAGCCTTCTCAGCTCCCAGACACCACTTCCATGCTGTTCCCCACTTCCcgtttctttctttgaaaacaattttactatgtgtgtatgtatgtatgtgtgtgtgcgttgaTACTTATGGGAGCCTGAAGAGGTCATTGGATTCCCCAGtggtggagttacaggtggttgtgtgtctcctaatgtgggtgctggtgcAGAGTGCAGATCCTCCAGAAGAGTAACAAGTAccttaacagctgagtcatctctctagatGTCCCCTCCCCGCTTGtttccttgtcttgttttgtttttctggacagGATCTTTTTATGTAGCCCGGGTTATCAGTGAACTGCTGGTtttcccacctcagcctctcagtgctgggattccagctGTGTCTCACTGCTTGACTGTGTAGTGCTTTCCACCACAGCTTTGGCCCTAGGCCAAGGAAGGAGGATTCCAAATTCACGGATAGCACTTACTAGCACTTACTAACTAGAGAGGCCCTGTCTCGCCAGAAATAAAGGTGTGGCTACACATTTGGTATTGAATCACATACTATcttggacaattttttttttttttggtcttcgttttttgagacaagagttttctctgtgtagctctagctgtcctgaacTTGATGTATAGACAaggttggcctctaactctctgtctcctgagtgcttgggTTAAAGGGGCATGGCACCACTGctcagttcctcctcctcctcttctttctcctcttctttaaaatttgtttctgcTGTTTTTTCCCAGTTTTGTTTCCAGGTCTGAGAATGCAGTGTCAGCTCTTAGGCTGCAGCTGGAGCCCTGTAAATGTTCTTAGGAAGTAAGGGAACACTCCCTCTGGGCATTCGCAGTTTCCAGCAGGCGGCAACTATAGCTGTACTCATATGGGTTCTGTGTTTCAGAGGAGAATCAgggattttgtttcttcttttcttctgttttaaaattaatttcaaatagcTTCTATAGCTAACATCTATTAATCCCAGCTGAGAAGCATGGGGCTGGAAGCTTGTCAtaatttgaggctagtctggtctacatagtaggttccagaccagcctaggtaaattgtaatttaaaaataagtaatctAATATTTATAGCCAAATTACAATTTTGGGAAAAAACAATTTTAGACCTATTCCATCTATTAATCTCTTTTCCCATTTTACTTTTACCTATTTCTCTGGTTtattttccgagatagggtttttGTATGTAGccgtggttgtcctggaattagctctgtagaccaggctggcctcgaacttagagattcacctgcctctgcctttcatgtgctaggattaaagttgtgcaccatcatgccttgCTCTGGTGTTTATCTTtccatttcaaaataataaaattactttACTGTTGCAACTCCTACTAATCTGTACTATTTAGATAATACCTACCTCTAGGTACTGTTTTAAATGCTTTATAGGCATTTTCTCAGCCCCTTATCAAGTAGGACTTACTATAGTCCCCTTTGTACAGATAAGGACTCTGTGGCATAGCTTACTGCCCAGCCTCACCACCACCAAGCTCCGGGTAAGCGTAGGTTGTCTGCCTTCTGACTCTGGGTTTGCCATCATACTTCTCTACTGTAttatctctctttatttttttttccaaaatttatttattatatgtaggtacactgtagttatcttcagacactccagaagagggagtcagatcttgttgcAGATGATTgagagccacaatgtggttgctgggatttgcattcaggacctttggaagagcagtcaatgctcttaactgctgagctatctctccatccccctgtgTTATCTCTTACtgctgtttcttttataaatattagGTGTCATCTAATAAGCCATTGGTGTGGTGGTGTGAGCAATTCATTTTCTCATACTGTCCTAGCGTGCTCCCCTTTTGTCCCCATTCACAATGTGGTGATATCACAGTTTATAGTATTAATGTATTCATTTACTTGGaagtttattttctcatttatttacttatttttggaaGGTGGTACATGCCTGGAAGTCAGAGGGACAGCCTGTGGGAATAGATGTCCCTATGGGTTCTACAGATTAAATCTAGGTCGGCAGTCTTTGTGGGCAGTGTCCCCATCTGCTAGGACATCTTGATACcccttgtttttatgtttgtatatttatttatttagagtcaGGGCTTCTGGAGCCTAGGTTATGTAGCCAGGGATGTAGCCAGGGAGTGTAGTCAGTTTTCTTATGCTTACATTATTAatgaattagctaattaattaattaattaattaactttttcctgggttttgtgagacagggtttctgtttagccctggctgtcctagaacctactctgtagaccaggctagccttgaactcacagagatctgcctgcctctgccttcgaagtgctaggattaagagGATATGCAACCACTGCCCATCTCTGCTTACATTATTATAGCTAAGCTGCCAAGTAGTACTACTATTATTTAACTATTTTTCTGtataactttttgtttttcttagaatttataattacattattattttctCAATTTGCTTAGTTTTCTACTTATTAAacacaaattctttttaaatcctTTGAAAAACCATACAACTCTGTATccttttgtttgcctgtttttgcagtcctgggaattgaacccacaaccttgtgaatgctaggcaagtgctctttCACTGGGCTGCTCTACCTATTCCTATTTCCGTCCGTGGTCAATATGGAGGCTGCATTGGTTTCTTGGAGACCTAAGACTGGGGATTTATGTTCTTATTGTGGCCCCTTGGGATTGGTTGTTAAAATATTAgtttctttaagttttatttttttatatgaatGCTTTGCCTTCCTTCATTTATGTGCACCATGTTGCCAGGTGGATCTTTAGGAACTAggtttgcagatggttgtgagccaacagatgggtactaggaactgaactcaggtcttctgaaaaag is part of the Apodemus sylvaticus chromosome 13, mApoSyl1.1, whole genome shotgun sequence genome and harbors:
- the Rell2 gene encoding RELT-like protein 2; the encoded protein is MSEPQPGLEPPQHGLYMLFLLVLVFFLMGLVGFMICHVLKKKGYRCRTSRGSEPDDAQLQPPEDDDVNEDTVERIVRCIIQNEANAEALKEMLGDSEGEGTVQLSSVDATSSLQDGTPSHHHTVHLGSAAPCIHCSRSKRPPLVRQGRSKEGKGRPRPGETTVFSVGRFRVTHIEKRYGLHEHRDGSPTDRSWGSGGGQEPGGSQVAGGGQTRTGAAAIERLLPEPPPSQAAATHPVQNGRLKDASLVPCTLEGTPGTSAELTLDPRGRGPSPGLPSQEANGQPTKLDTSGQQESLPPEAGGM